From a region of the Streptococcus ruminantium genome:
- a CDS encoding ECF transporter S component, which yields MRSKKIRIMVLLSLLIALSLALAHVYMPTPNGFTSLLDVGIYFTAFYLGKKEGVIVGSLSGLLIDFLLGYPQWAFFSLLFHGAQGYFAGWTGKQRYLGIFLASLSMVGGYFAASSLLYNVATAIKDVPANFLQNTVGLVLGYILAQAVERIGVIRHVTKGN from the coding sequence ATGAGAAGTAAAAAGATAAGGATAATGGTCTTGCTATCTCTTTTGATAGCCCTAAGTTTAGCTCTGGCACATGTTTATATGCCGACACCAAATGGTTTCACTTCACTTTTAGATGTAGGAATCTACTTCACAGCCTTCTATCTCGGTAAGAAGGAAGGAGTCATTGTAGGCAGCTTATCAGGACTATTGATTGATTTCTTGTTAGGCTATCCTCAATGGGCCTTCTTCAGCTTGCTTTTTCACGGAGCGCAAGGCTATTTTGCGGGGTGGACAGGCAAGCAACGCTATCTTGGTATCTTCTTAGCTAGTCTTTCCATGGTTGGGGGATATTTTGCAGCCTCAAGTCTTCTGTATAATGTAGCCACTGCAATCAAAGACGTTCCAGCTAACTTCTTGCAAAACACAGTCGGTCTAGTGCTTGGCTACATCTTGGCTCAAGCGGTAGAGAGAATAGGAGTGATCCGTCATGTCACTAAAG